GGTGCTCGAACCACTTAACGATGCAGCGGCAAAAGCGTATCAAGTGCTGGCCGACCGCGTGCTGAGTGCCATCAGGGTGCAGAACCATGAGAAGCTGCAACCAACGGTTAATATTCAGATTTAATGCTGACCAAGAGTATCCGGTGACCGAGGTTGAACAACATATCCTGGAAGCGTTGGAAAGCGTCAGACCCTATCTGGTGCTGGATCGCGGAGATATCGAGTTTGTGTCGTTTAATCCCGAAACTGGCGTTGCCGAGGTGCGTTTTAAGGGCTCGTGCGTTGGATGTGCCATGCTGCCAATGACGCTACGCGCCGGTGTAGAACGCACGGTGCGCGCGGCTGTGCCGGAAGTCCGCCGGGTTGAAGCAGTACCGTAATTGTTTGTGTCGGAACAGTACGCGTTTGTGTGCGACCAGTACGAATGATGTTTGTGATAACGAATAGATGCAAGAAGCTGAGAAGGGGCTTACGGCATGGCGATGGCAGGAATGCAGGCTGACCCTGCAGGAGTTATTGGTAAACTGCCACAGTCTGTGCATGGTCCTCTGCACTGAATATAAAAAAATATATTGAAATCTGTTGTGTATGACGCACGGCTATGGTATGGATGGCGGAGAAGACAGAGTAGGTAAGCCATGCAGCCTTTACATGGAATAGCGGAAGCGGTGCCAACCTCCGTCATTGGTCTCGACGCTGTTATAGCACAGGTATAGCGTGGTAACAGAATTCTGTGTATATTTGAAGCTTCGTTTTACGGACAGGGGCGGTTAGCTCAGTTGGTTCAGAGCGCTTGCCTTACAAGCAAGATGTCGGGGGTTCAAATCCCTCACCGCCCACCACCACCACCGCAAGCGTGGCGGAACTGGCAGACGCACCGGACTCAAAATCCGGCGGGCTCAACCCCCGTGCGGGTTCGACTCCCGCCGCTTGCACCAACGGCTCGAGCTCTGCTGCGGGCCGTTTCTACTTTACGGTAGGATCAGCAGCTTCATTGCCGCCATCTTTTCGACGTCCTGAATCAGTACCATATATGCTCCGGCACTCTGGTGGTGCAGATCAATTTCGGCCTCGGTATCTGAT
This is a stretch of genomic DNA from Ignavibacteria bacterium. It encodes these proteins:
- a CDS encoding NifU family protein; translation: MRSCNQRLIFRFNADQEYPVTEVEQHILEALESVRPYLVLDRGDIEFVSFNPETGVAEVRFKGSCVGCAMLPMTLRAGVERTVRAAVPEVRRVEAVP